Proteins encoded in a region of the Candidatus Moanabacter tarae genome:
- the lexA gene encoding LexA repressor, which yields MQELTIRQQEILGYIQLHMRTQGTWPSFREIQSHFGFSSTNAVMGHLRALEKKGYISRVPGQARTFRITMELEEDHLPVEAKEVVDIPIFGAIAAGYPDGVESSGEIGRLQIDAETAGIRRARRAFALKVAGISMVDAGIHDGDVVILEQRPPQNGDIVAALIDGETTLKRFIKKIGHAPYLKAENKRYPKLYPVSELIIQGVAKAFVRNL from the coding sequence ATGCAGGAATTGACAATTCGTCAACAGGAAATTCTTGGCTATATCCAACTCCACATGCGGACCCAAGGCACCTGGCCAAGCTTTCGCGAAATCCAGTCCCATTTTGGGTTCTCCAGCACCAACGCTGTTATGGGACACCTTCGTGCACTGGAGAAAAAAGGTTACATTAGCCGAGTACCCGGACAAGCTCGTACCTTCAGGATAACGATGGAACTAGAAGAAGATCATCTCCCCGTTGAAGCCAAGGAGGTCGTCGACATTCCAATCTTTGGGGCTATTGCTGCTGGTTATCCAGATGGGGTGGAGTCAAGCGGCGAAATTGGGAGGCTCCAAATCGATGCCGAAACGGCTGGGATACGTCGAGCCCGCCGAGCATTTGCCCTCAAGGTAGCGGGAATTAGTATGGTCGATGCTGGTATTCACGATGGGGATGTTGTTATCTTAGAACAACGTCCTCCTCAAAATGGCGATATTGTGGCTGCACTTATAGACGGTGAAACCACCTTGAAGCGCTTTATCAAAAAAATTGGGCATGCTCCATATCTAAAGGCCGAGAATAAACGATATCCAAAACTGTACCCTGTCTCCGAATTGATCATCCAAGGGGTGGCTAAAGCCTTTGTAAGGAATTTGTGA